The DNA sequence TACTTTACCGGCCTGAATACCTGGAATTACATCAAATTCGCTTTCAAAAACAACTGCTGTTCCTTGAAAATATTCTCCTTCTTTTCCGCTTATTTTAGCAACACAACCTTCAGCAGCAAGATTTCCGTACAAAATCTGAATATTTCCGGTTGGTTTTAGTGCTTTTTGAATCTCGTGAATAACCTCTTGTCCGTCTTGTAAGTCCGGAATATTGGCTAAATTTTCGGCTACTGTTTTTCCGGTTACGGTTAAGCAATCTCCATGAATTAATCCTTCTTTTAGTAAGTATTTCAAAACAGCCGGAACTCCTCCAACTGCATGTAAATCCTCCATCATATATTTACCACTTGGCTTTAAGTCAGCCAGTACGGGTGTTTTGTCGCTAATTTTTTGGAAATCTGTTAAAGTAATTTCAACATCTACCGCATGAGCCATGGCAATTAAGTGCATTACTGCATTGGTAGAACCTCCTAAAACAGCTACCAGCGTAATTGCATTTTCGAAAGCCTTGCGGGTCATAATGTCTTTGGGCTTAATGTCTTTTTCTAATAAAACTCTGATGGCTTTTCCGGCATCAAGACATTCTTGTTTTTTCTCTTCGCTTAAAGCTGGATTTGACGAACTGTATGGTAAGCTCATTCCTAAAGCTTCAATTGCCGATGACATGGTGTTTGCTGTATACATTCCACCGCAAGCCCCTGCTCCCGGACATGCATTTTGAATAACGCCTTTGTAATCTTCAGGAGAAATGGTGTTGTTGAATTTTTTTCCTAAAGCTTCAAAAGCTGAAACGATATTCAAAGATTCCCCTTTCCATTTTCCGGAGTGAATTGTTCCGCCGTAGACCATAATTGCCGGACGATTTACTCGACCCATTGCCATTAAAGCACCTGGCATATTTTTATCACAACCGGGAATCGCAATCAAACTGTCGTACCATTGCGCTCCCATAACGGTTTCGATAGAGTCTGCAATTACATCACGGGACACTAAAGAAAAACGCATTCCGTCTGTACCATTAGAAATTCCGTCACTTACACCAATGGTATTAAAAATAAGTCCGACCAGATTTGCATCCCAAACACCTTTTTTAACATCTTTTGCTAAATCATTCAGGTGCATGTTGCAGGTATTACCATCGTAACCCATACTAACAATACCTACTTGTGCTTTTTTTAAATCTTCTTCAGTTAAACCAATACCGTACAACATGGCTTGCGCTGCTGGTTGTGTTTGATCTTGAGTGATGGTTTTGCTGTACTTATTTAATTCCATTATGTATTTTTTATTTAAATTTTATCCAAAAAAAAACCTTCCAATATTTGGAAGGTTTCTAATATATTTTTTCAATTATATTTATACCATTCCTGATGCAGATGTGTTAATCACATTGACAACAATAACAGAAATAATAATAATTGAGATTTGCATCTTTTCTTTTTTAGTTTCACAAAAGTATAAAAACTTAAAGGACTAAAAAAATAAAATCTCAACATTTATGATACTTATTGTTGTTTTTTGTATTATTTTAATAAAAACACTAAACAATTGTTGATTGTCCAATGTGAACATTATCATTATTGAAATAAAGTAAGTCGTCTTTGCTGAAAATGAAATTGGAAACGAACTCCCCTACTTCATTTGTGCCAAATTTTGAATCTGCTTTCAAATCTGTTGTGACTACTTTAAATTCAATTGCTTTTTCAACCGCCTGATACACCACATTTGCTTCTTTAAAAAGTCCGAAATGTTCTAATAACATTGCAGCAGATAAGATGGAAGCAATTGGGTTTGCGATATTTTTTCCTTTTGCTTGTGGGTAAGAACCGTGAATGGGTTCAAACAACGCATTTTTTTCTCCTAAAGAAGCCGAAGCCAATAAACCGATAGAACCTGTAATAACACTGGCTTCATCAGACAAAATATCACCGAACAAATTTTCTGTCAAAATCACATCAAATTGTTTTGGATTTAAAATGATCTGCATGGCGGCATTATCAACAAATAAGAAGTCTAAAGCAACATCGGGATAACTCTCCCCTATTTTCTGAACTACTTTTCTCCACAATCTTGAGGTTTCCAAAACATTGGCTTTGTCTACCATGGTTAGCTTTTTACGACGATTTTGTGCCGCTTTAAACGCTAAATGTGCAATTCGGGTAATTTCTTCCTCTGAATATTCGCATAGATCAGAAGCATGTGTTCCTTCTTCGTTTAGGGTTTTGGCTCCGAAATAAGCTCCGCCTGTTAATTCTCTGAAAATAGTGAAATCAGCACCATCGATAATTTCTCTTTTTAAAGGAGAAGCATCAATCAATGATTTATAAGGTTTAATTGGACGGATATTGGCAAACAAACCCAGTTCTTTACGCAGTTTTAATAATCCTTGCTCCGGACGCACCTTTGCATTTGGATTGTTATCATATTTAGGATCTCCAATCGCGCCAAACAAAACAGCATCTGTATTCAGACACAGGT is a window from the Flavobacterium cupriresistens genome containing:
- the ilvD gene encoding dihydroxy-acid dehydratase; the encoded protein is MELNKYSKTITQDQTQPAAQAMLYGIGLTEEDLKKAQVGIVSMGYDGNTCNMHLNDLAKDVKKGVWDANLVGLIFNTIGVSDGISNGTDGMRFSLVSRDVIADSIETVMGAQWYDSLIAIPGCDKNMPGALMAMGRVNRPAIMVYGGTIHSGKWKGESLNIVSAFEALGKKFNNTISPEDYKGVIQNACPGAGACGGMYTANTMSSAIEALGMSLPYSSSNPALSEEKKQECLDAGKAIRVLLEKDIKPKDIMTRKAFENAITLVAVLGGSTNAVMHLIAMAHAVDVEITLTDFQKISDKTPVLADLKPSGKYMMEDLHAVGGVPAVLKYLLKEGLIHGDCLTVTGKTVAENLANIPDLQDGQEVIHEIQKALKPTGNIQILYGNLAAEGCVAKISGKEGEYFQGTAVVFESEFDVIPGIQAGKVKPGDVVVIRYCGPKGGPGMPEMLKPTSAIIGAGLGNSVALITDGRFSGGSHGFVVGHITPEAYDGGGIALVNDGDLIAIDAVKNTIDLKISDAEFAARKASWIQPPLKASKGVLLKYARSVSSASTGCVTDK
- the leuB gene encoding 3-isopropylmalate dehydrogenase, giving the protein MNLKIAVLPGDGIGPEVILQAKKALHAIGEVYNHEFVFEEALMGAIAIDKTGNPLPEQTLNLCLNTDAVLFGAIGDPKYDNNPNAKVRPEQGLLKLRKELGLFANIRPIKPYKSLIDASPLKREIIDGADFTIFRELTGGAYFGAKTLNEEGTHASDLCEYSEEEITRIAHLAFKAAQNRRKKLTMVDKANVLETSRLWRKVVQKIGESYPDVALDFLFVDNAAMQIILNPKQFDVILTENLFGDILSDEASVITGSIGLLASASLGEKNALFEPIHGSYPQAKGKNIANPIASILSAAMLLEHFGLFKEANVVYQAVEKAIEFKVVTTDLKADSKFGTNEVGEFVSNFIFSKDDLLYFNNDNVHIGQSTIV